A genome region from Arachidicoccus soli includes the following:
- a CDS encoding anthranilate synthase component I family protein: MHKIKLETLCKKMLSDIYTPVSIYLRLRDSFRDTVLLESAEYQSAENSRSIIGINAIGGIEVRDLGSIELKYPNQKSEKISIQNHLEVPEILWNYMQRYDVQRNDDKTASLAQGLFGYASYNAVQFFDTIKLESDNNEPDREVPLMRYRLYQYVIVINHFKSEMFICENILPGVDSELDSIETLIQRRDVPTFPFALNGAETSNKTDTQHLEMIDKGIKSCLRGDVFQIVLGRRFQQKFTGDDFNVYRTLRSINPSPYLFYFDYGDYKLMGSSPESQLIIKEGNAIVHPIAGTFKRTGNVVEDKKLAEALLADPKESAEHTMLVDLARNDLSRNCNNVHVNYFKQVHSFSHVLHIVSEVSGEVKAGTNPFVLLANTFPAGTLSGAPKYKAMQLIDKYENDSRSFYAGTIGFVGFDGSFNHAIMIRSFMSKQNTLYYQAGGGIVAKSNPQNELQEVHNKLGALKQALVMADKIFNQ; encoded by the coding sequence ATGCATAAAATAAAATTAGAGACGCTATGTAAAAAGATGCTCTCCGATATTTACACTCCGGTTAGCATTTATTTGCGATTACGCGATAGTTTTAGAGATACTGTGTTGCTGGAAAGTGCAGAATATCAATCTGCTGAAAACAGCCGGTCCATCATTGGCATTAATGCTATTGGCGGTATTGAAGTCAGGGATTTGGGAAGTATTGAATTAAAATACCCTAACCAAAAATCAGAGAAAATCTCCATACAGAACCATTTGGAAGTTCCGGAAATATTATGGAATTATATGCAGCGCTACGATGTACAAAGAAATGATGATAAGACGGCATCATTGGCGCAAGGTCTATTTGGTTATGCTTCTTATAATGCCGTTCAATTTTTTGATACGATAAAATTAGAATCGGATAATAATGAACCAGACCGCGAAGTACCGCTAATGCGTTATCGTTTGTATCAATATGTAATTGTAATTAACCATTTTAAAAGTGAGATGTTTATTTGCGAAAATATTTTGCCGGGGGTTGATAGTGAATTAGATTCCATAGAAACTTTAATACAAAGAAGAGATGTACCTACATTCCCATTTGCTTTGAATGGAGCAGAGACCTCTAATAAAACAGATACGCAACATCTGGAAATGATTGATAAAGGGATTAAGAGTTGCCTGCGGGGTGATGTATTTCAAATAGTATTAGGCCGTAGGTTTCAACAGAAATTTACAGGAGATGATTTTAATGTTTATCGGACATTGCGCAGTATCAACCCATCTCCTTATTTATTTTATTTTGATTATGGTGATTATAAATTGATGGGTTCCAGCCCGGAATCGCAATTAATCATTAAAGAAGGGAATGCTATTGTACATCCCATTGCTGGAACTTTTAAAAGAACAGGCAACGTTGTGGAAGATAAGAAATTAGCCGAAGCATTATTAGCTGATCCGAAAGAAAGCGCTGAACATACAATGCTGGTTGATTTGGCAAGAAATGATTTGAGCAGAAATTGTAATAATGTACACGTTAATTACTTTAAGCAAGTCCATTCATTCTCGCACGTATTACATATTGTTAGTGAAGTTTCCGGTGAAGTTAAAGCGGGAACAAATCCTTTTGTATTGCTGGCTAACACATTTCCCGCAGGGACATTAAGTGGTGCTCCTAAATATAAGGCCATGCAACTGATAGACAAGTACGAAAATGATTCGCGTAGTTTTTATGCCGGGACAATTGGCTTTGTTGGCTTTGACGGAAGTTTTAATCACGCTATAATGATTCGCAGTTTTATGAGCAAGCAAAACACTTTGTATTACCAGGCGGGAGGAGGGATCGTTGCTAAATCTAATCCACAAAATGAATTGCAGGAAGTACACA